AAATTCTAATATGTTTATAAACGTGTATCAGTTTATGAATCGACTCTAAGCCATCACACCAAGCACAATGAACAACACAGAGTAGGAGTTTTGGAGCTTTCAACCAAAGGCTTTGCTTCGTGGAAACCATATGTTCTTGTTACTTGTTGAGATGGTGGGTGGCAAGCATCCAAAGACCATACTTACAGGCCGAGACCTTCAGAGAACTTAAAAGAAAAACAAATGTTATTCTACTTTTTGTGtgtgaaaataggacatatgtaCATTTTTGTTGTGAAAATAGTACATGTGTTGTTTCTTTTAGGACATACTAGCAAACTTGTCCGTGCATTGCAACGGAAGAAAAAAACTATCACACGCCCCTAACCTAATAAGCCTCTATTCGTGTGGCCGCTTATCCTCCTTTCATGCCGAGAGGAGGCCATGCAATGCACATGCACGCAGCGTTTTCCTATTAACCATACATCCATCATCACATACAAGTATACAACGCCAACACCCAGACCAGCTGATCACGATTGATTAACTAGCGGGCGGAGGCGCCGCGCCCAGGGAGAAGCCCGTGTTTGCCTCTGTGTTGTGTTATTCTATTTTTAATAAGAGAAAAGGAGACACTGAGCTTGAAAGTGAGTGGCGCAGAAGTGTTTTTGTATGGGAGTTTTCATGTACGTGTCCTTGCGTATTTTATTCATTATTGCGAATTTGTTCCCTGATGACCACAGATGCTTAGCTTTATATTTAAGACATCTCAGCAGAAACTGATGTTACTGAAGTAGCCACGGCATGGAAATCATTCGGTACAACCAAAAGTTCTACAAAATGGGACACCTTCTCAacaaagagatgccatttgagtACAGGTTTTGAAGGCTACATCTGTCACGCAATATTCCATCATGTATTAGTTGAAAAAGTGTTTTAGCAAGTAGGGAAAAATGTTAGGGGAAAAAAATCGGAGGAAAGAAGTGTCTAGCCGTGAACCGGGATCAGAAAGAAAAAGTACTAACCTTCATAGAAAACTTCCTCCAGTAAGGCCCGACGTTTgcattgtactccctctgtaaactaatataaaagcatttagaacactaaagtagtgatctaaacactcttatattagtttacagagggagtaataaGGAAAACCACTGCAGTGCACAAAACTGCAGTGAATAGAATGGCAAAAAATAGACAAAGAGTTTTTAATAAAAGGACAGAACCTTTCATACTACAGTGCTTTGATGATATCTTTGTACACGATCACATATAGCTGCAATTGGAACAGGCAGTGATACTCGATGTTCACCGGGCACCCTTATTACATTGCAAACGTCTTTGTACACGGCCACATATAGCTGCAACCGGAACCTTTCATGTACTCCCTTCgtattttagtgatctaaacgctcttatattaatTTACTAGTTTACAGAGGGGGTATTTCATTTAGAACTTTAACATGATCTGTTCGTCCAGAACTTTAACATGACCTACTCGTCCAACGGGCACCAATAGGAATGCAACTCCAGAAGATGTAATACAAGAACAATCTGGCCTTCTGATCTCAATGTTTTAATAATTGTATTCCACAGAAATGTTTTGCCAGTATCTCCATTGCCTGAAACGAAATACACCCTTCAGCTTAGTTGTTAACAGCTTGTATTATTCCATTGTATATAGCTCATTGAGCGTTGTTCAGTTTAGCATGCAAAGACAAAGATACAGAGAGCAAAATATCCTTGGCATACCTCATCTTCTCAGCCAACAATTTACTAACACACTCTTTATTCATAGGCACACACCGAGGAGTTATATTAAAAGTAGCCAATTATTGATCATTCTTTGAAAATATGAAAGATATCTCGTCCAATAGCTGACTTTGAATATGTTGCTGAGGTATTTCATATGGTGCGTTGTCAAAAACTACAGAGCCTATATAATATATCCTTTGTCATGCTTGGCCACTATCTGTCAACATTAAAAGTATAAAACAATTGCTTgccttgtcattggggttgtgcatgatgaaatactttgtgtgatgaagatggagcatagccagactatataattttgtaaggataactttctttggctatATTATATATCCTCCGCGAGGGGGTGAGGGGCTCTATACATTTACCTAATATTAAAAGGAGTAGACTTTCATAGTTCTCCATATGtatcttttttttgaatttttagggggggggggggggggggggggagctccctgatacttcttgagcttgcgttggtttttttccttaaagaggaaagggtgatgcagcaaagtaggaTCCGCGAGCAGCAGGTAGGGCGGTGCCCCTTGCCTGTGCAGCGGTGACCAAATCCATGGCCGGCATGGTGCTCTTCCCCTCGGTGGAGTCTGTGCTTGGAGACGGGTGGCAGCGGAAGCCGCGGATCTGGCGTCCCGTCCAGGtccgccccggcaagggtgttTCCAACCGGTGGCGCGTGGAGGGACCGGCGAGGGGCGGCTGGAGGCTCCCTATCGGTGTGCCGACGGCGGCTTTCGTCTTCACGGCGAGGCTTCGTAAGGTTCCAATCAGCTGCGAGATGGGGGGGCCGCGACTTTCGGTAAAAATCACGCCAACTACGGTCACGGCGGACGATGGCGGCGTTTGTGACGTCGTTCCCTTCTCGAGGCATCGTTGTTGCAGGTCGTGGCACCCCACTCGTGATGCtctgggggaaaccctagatctgtgTCTACCGGATCGGACGATGATGGCACCTTCGATGTCATTGTCCCTCATGGGGGCATCATTTTGGAGCACGTGCTGGCTGGAGGGGACAAGAGGAGGATCGGTGTTACATCTACCGCAAGGCCGGCGGCGGATCCAGGCGGCATGGCGCTGCGGAGGTTCAGCGACGGGCGTGTGTGGATGGATACGTGCAGGATGGTGGCGTTGTCTGGcatcgtggtggcgtcgacggcaggcCAGGCAAGGTCGATGCGTCAGTTCCTGCTCTCAAGATGGACCGGTGAAAGATGGCGGCGGCAACCTCTGAGAGTGCGTCGGTCTGGTGTGTGACCCAGTCCTGGTATGTGGCTGGGCTGGGGCATCCGACTTTAGATGTTAGACTTAGGTGCGATGTCTATTTAATTTGGCTCGGACATTCGGCACCCCTTCATCAAAGGGGTAGGAGTAGCAACAAGTGTTGTCTAGATGGTGGCTTCAGTCTTACTGATGTATTACTTTGTAtggtctttgtgaataattaataaaatggctgcatgcatcgtccaaaTACAAAGGCTGGGTATATCCTCCTTTTTTTAGAAAAAGGTAAGTATATAGATATAGATGTATTATTAACAACGAAAGCTATGCTCCTTGCCAAGATGTAAACTCAAAATGTTAACCCTTGGAAACGAGTAACAGTTAgactaaggctggtcatagtggggagtaacttatactagtgtcatgcatatgacactagtctaagttactatcTTCATAGTGCAAAATAACATACTAGTAGTATCATAgatgacttcatttattaggttgtagACTCATCCTTTCCCGGGAAGCGCTATactacagtaacatattatgttactctaaacatctctctcctcattaactacaTGCCACATAAACAAAAATTTCTTGAAATGCGCTATGTTATTATCTAAGTTACTCCCATTATGACTAGTCTAACATAAATATTTTAGGGGGACGAAAATAGTACTCCAGCTGTAAAGAAATGTAAGagtattttttttttcaaaattggcAGTAGGTTGCTCATCAGGCCCCAAAAGAAACTGGAAATATTTGGCAGGCCATCGAACAAGCCGTAGAAGAAGAGATGTCGTCCATTTGCCTGTTAGTGAATcaagaaagggggaaaaagatGTCAATTTGGTAGATCCCCCAATTCCTCCGCCGGCCATCCCGATGGCGGCGCCACCGCCGGAGCCGCCGATCCTTCGAACCCACGACGAGCTCCTCGAGGAGATCTTCCTCCTTCTCCCCACTGCTGCTGACTTAGCCCGCGCCTCCCTGGCGCGCGCCTCCTTCCGCCGTCTCATCACAGGCCACGCCTTCCTCCGCCGCTACCGCACCCTCCACCCGCCCCCTCTCATCGGCGTGCTCGAAGTCGACGACAATGCCTTCTTCCCAGCCCAGCCTccgcacccctccgccgccgccgcccgcactttCGCCGGCTTCGACTTCTCCTGctcctccttcctcccctccaccgcCGGCCGTACCTGGAGCGCGATTGATCTCTTCGAcggacgcgtcctcctcgacggCGCCCCAGAGGAGAGGACGTGCGACTTCGACCACCTCCAACTTTTGGTCAGGGAGCTCGCTGTGTGCGATCCCGTGTTCCGCCGCTACATCCTGCTGCCCGCCGTGCCCGGCGACCTGACGGCACTGGTCCCTGAACGGGAGGACCTCCTCGATTTGGACACTTTCCTTGCTcccggtgatgatgatgaggaccCTTTATCATTCAGGGTCATGTGGTTGGTGCGATGCAGAAGGAATATGCTGCTCCTCGTCTTCTCCTCTGTGGATGGGCAATGGCATGCTCTTACATTTGACCAATGCAGGAGTGTTCCTGGGACATTTGACCCATATAAGGATGGG
The Aegilops tauschii subsp. strangulata cultivar AL8/78 chromosome 3, Aet v6.0, whole genome shotgun sequence genome window above contains:
- the LOC109736118 gene encoding uncharacterized protein, which codes for MAAPPPEPPILRTHDELLEEIFLLLPTAADLARASLARASFRRLITGHAFLRRYRTLHPPPLIGVLEVDDNAFFPAQPPHPSAAAARTFAGFDFSCSSFLPSTAGRTWSAIDLFDGRVLLDGAPEERTCDFDHLQLLVRELAVCDPVFRRYILLPAVPGDLTALVPEREDLLDLDTFLAPGDDDEDPLSFRVMWLVRCRRNMLLLVFSSVDGQWHALTFDQCRSVPGTFDPYKDGLISRQFVGRRFCWHPPVLNDLLLLDTHSMEFSAVSLQPELLQCQCDDFVVLEAAQGMLGMLLVINDGHNHDGTYRLEYFVLRNNQWRSEKVIPLPAKYDVLLFGVAGGYALIHAHYTPSLQENPVYFSVDIKTLQVDFFGEGSDCSDSGELYAGFPPSLCAPTI